Within Streptomyces sp. SS1-1, the genomic segment CGTGCACAGCACCCGCACCCACGAGGGCCCCGTGCGGTTCGCCACCCGCAGCGGCGTCCTCGTCGCCACGCCCCGCGCGGACGGTTCGATCACGCTGGACTTCCCGACCGCCCCGCTGACCCCCGTGCCGCTGCCCGACGGGCTCGCCGAGGCCCTCGGCGCCGAGCCGCTGATCGCCTTCGACACCGGCCCGTACGTCGGCGACCTGCTGGTCGAACTCGCCGACGAGAAGACGGTCCGCGCCCTGGCCCCCGACTTCCGCGCGCTCGGCGCGCACTCCGAGCGCGGGGTCATCGCCACCGCCCGCGCCGAGGACCCCGCCCTGGGCCACGACTTCGTCAGCCGCGGCTTCTTCCCGAACGTCGGCGTCGACGAGGACGCCGTCACCGGGAGCGCCCACACCGCGCTCGCGCCGTTCTGGTCCGAGCGCCTCGGCAGCA encodes:
- a CDS encoding PhzF family phenazine biosynthesis protein, whose protein sequence is MRIRIVDAFTDRPFSGNPAGVLLLDAFPADAWLQDVAREVNHPETAFAHRLPEGGEADWALRWFTPAAEVAMCGHATLATAHVVHSTRTHEGPVRFATRSGVLVATPRADGSITLDFPTAPLTPVPLPDGLAEALGAEPLIAFDTGPYVGDLLVELADEKTVRALAPDFRALGAHSERGVIATARAEDPALGHDFVSRGFFPNVGVDEDAVTGSAHTALAPFWSERLGSTELTGLQASMRPGHVRVELRGDRTLLSGRAVTVIEGELHA